One window from the genome of Sphingomicrobium arenosum encodes:
- a CDS encoding helicase-related protein, whose protein sequence is MSRSDDGLVRAILGPTNTGKTHLAIERMCAHSSGVIGFPLRLLAREVYDRVVAIKGEKQVALVTGEERIVPPTARYVLCTAESMPVPSDEALPGDPGDLPRDFAFAAIDEAQLGIDPERGHVFTDRMLRARGREETLILGSSTLRPIIEELLPDTEIVTRPRFSTLSYAGHSKLTRLPARSVIVAFSAEQVYALAEMLRRFKGGAAVVMGALSPATRNAQVDLFQRGEVDYLVATDAIGMGLNMDVKHVAFAGMSKFDGARRRRLHIHEMAQIAGRAGRHQTDGSFGSLGIEEDDASSFTDEEIHAITGHHFKPLSNVFWRNADLDFTDVTALIASLDAKPADPMLRAAPLSIDLAVLKHLAEDPSIAHLKAGQARRLWSCCGLPDFRKVGATHHARMVRRIYSYISDGGHISQDWFNAEVNRLDHVMGDIETLADRLAGIRSWAYIAQRSDWLKDPPRWAERTREVEARLSDALHAALTQRFVDRRTAMLVRDIGASGADALPVTVAADGEVSVGPEPIGHLMGFEFSVDPTARAHDKRLLLAAAERRLGEELARRAQSLIDGPDSAFKLIEDGDRLGVGWDGQLLARLAPGRSLTEPALRTVRALDRLSASQRSALRARLEQWLDRQITAHLAPLRRLADAAADPETPGSVRAIAAMLADAGGHLPRKSLASAIAALDKPARSRLHGLRVRLGPLDVFVATLMKPKAQELRAMLAAIRDGTSLPALPDPGASVLEDTPDLDRTGAALAYRRLGPQWLRIDLADRLAAHAMASKGSTADPLDVALATSVGLHDKAVRRLMADLGFQPGKAGYEYKGRRAKKPHPHAKKHRRAKAPRPGNAFADALKGLKR, encoded by the coding sequence ATGTCCCGGTCGGATGACGGCCTCGTACGGGCCATCCTGGGCCCCACCAACACCGGCAAGACCCACTTGGCGATCGAGCGGATGTGCGCCCATTCATCGGGCGTCATCGGCTTCCCGCTGCGCCTGCTCGCGCGCGAGGTCTACGACCGCGTCGTCGCCATCAAGGGCGAGAAACAGGTCGCGCTCGTCACCGGCGAGGAACGCATCGTCCCGCCTACCGCGCGCTACGTCCTGTGCACCGCCGAATCGATGCCCGTGCCCAGCGACGAAGCGCTCCCCGGCGATCCGGGCGACCTGCCGCGCGATTTCGCCTTCGCCGCCATCGACGAGGCGCAGCTCGGCATCGACCCCGAGCGTGGTCATGTGTTCACCGACCGCATGCTGCGCGCGCGGGGCCGCGAGGAAACCCTGATCCTCGGCTCCTCCACCTTGCGCCCGATCATCGAGGAACTGCTCCCCGACACCGAAATCGTCACCCGCCCGCGCTTCTCCACCCTCTCCTATGCGGGGCATTCCAAGCTCACCCGCCTGCCCGCCCGCAGCGTGATTGTCGCCTTCTCCGCCGAGCAGGTCTACGCGCTCGCCGAGATGCTCAGGCGCTTCAAAGGGGGTGCCGCCGTCGTCATGGGGGCCCTCTCGCCCGCCACCCGCAACGCACAGGTCGACCTCTTCCAGCGCGGCGAAGTGGACTATCTCGTCGCCACCGATGCCATCGGCATGGGCCTCAACATGGACGTCAAGCACGTCGCCTTTGCCGGAATGAGCAAGTTCGACGGTGCCCGCCGCCGCCGCCTCCACATCCATGAAATGGCCCAGATCGCGGGCCGCGCCGGGCGCCACCAGACCGACGGCAGCTTCGGCAGCCTCGGGATCGAGGAGGACGACGCCTCAAGCTTCACCGACGAGGAAATCCACGCCATCACGGGGCACCATTTCAAGCCCCTGTCCAACGTCTTCTGGCGTAATGCCGACCTCGATTTCACCGACGTCACCGCGCTCATCGCCAGCCTCGATGCCAAGCCCGCCGACCCGATGTTGCGCGCCGCGCCGCTGTCGATCGACCTCGCCGTCCTCAAGCATCTCGCCGAGGATCCGAGCATCGCCCATCTGAAGGCGGGGCAGGCGCGCCGCCTCTGGTCCTGCTGCGGCCTCCCCGATTTCCGCAAGGTGGGCGCCACCCACCATGCCCGCATGGTACGGCGCATCTACAGCTACATTTCCGATGGCGGCCATATCAGCCAGGACTGGTTCAACGCCGAGGTGAACCGGCTCGACCACGTCATGGGCGACATCGAAACGCTGGCCGACCGGCTCGCCGGCATCCGCAGCTGGGCCTATATCGCCCAGCGCTCCGACTGGCTGAAGGACCCGCCGCGCTGGGCCGAACGCACCCGCGAGGTCGAAGCCCGCCTGTCGGATGCGCTCCACGCCGCCCTCACCCAGCGTTTCGTCGATCGCCGCACCGCCATGCTGGTGCGCGACATCGGTGCGTCGGGCGCCGACGCCCTCCCCGTGACCGTCGCCGCCGATGGTGAGGTCTCGGTCGGCCCCGAGCCCATCGGTCATCTCATGGGCTTCGAGTTTAGCGTCGATCCCACCGCCCGCGCCCATGACAAGCGTCTCCTGCTGGCCGCCGCCGAACGCCGCTTGGGCGAGGAACTGGCGCGCCGCGCGCAAAGCCTCATCGACGGCCCCGACAGCGCTTTCAAGCTGATCGAGGACGGCGACCGCCTCGGCGTCGGCTGGGATGGCCAGCTTCTCGCCCGTCTCGCCCCCGGCCGCTCGCTGACCGAGCCCGCGCTGCGCACCGTGCGCGCCCTCGATCGCCTCTCGGCCTCCCAGCGCAGCGCGCTGCGGGCTCGTCTCGAACAGTGGCTCGACCGCCAGATCACCGCGCATCTCGCGCCGCTGCGCCGCCTTGCCGATGCCGCCGCCGATCCCGAGACGCCGGGCAGCGTGCGCGCCATCGCCGCCATGCTCGCCGATGCCGGCGGCCACTTGCCGCGCAAGAGCCTCGCCAGCGCCATCGCCGCGCTCGACAAGCCCGCGCGCTCGCGCCTCCATGGCCTGCGCGTCCGCCTCGGCCCGCTCGACGTCTTCGTCGCCACCCTCATGAAACCCAAGGCGCAGGAATTGCGCGCCATGCTCGCCGCCATCCGCGACGGCACCAGCCTGCCCGCGCTCCCCGACCCCGGCGCCTCGGTGCTCGAGGATACGCCCGACCTCGACCGCACCGGCGCCGCGCTCGCCTATCGCCGCCTCGGCCCGCAGTGGCTGCGCATCGACCTCGCCGACCGGCTCGCCGCCCATGCCATGGCGTCCAAGGGCTCGACCGCCGACCCGCTCGACGTCGCGCTCGCCACCTCGGTCGGCCTCCATGACAAGGCGGTGCGCCGCCTCATGGCAGACCTCGGCTTCCAGCCCGGCAAGGCGGGCTATGAATATAAGGGCCGCCGCGCCAAGAAGCCGCACCCCCATGCGAAAAAGCACCGCCGCGCCAAGGCCCCGCGCCCGGGCAACGCCTTTGCCGACGCGCTGAAAGGTTTGAAGCGCTGA
- a CDS encoding S4 domain-containing protein → MRLVKTRGQAQRLIDEGHCRIDRRRAEKSSCQVAPGQVLTVPVHGDVRVIEILDLPVRRGPPSEAEACYRRLDGTGRTIPLY, encoded by the coding sequence CTGCGCCTCGTCAAGACACGTGGCCAGGCGCAGCGCCTGATCGACGAAGGGCATTGCCGCATCGACCGCCGCCGCGCCGAGAAATCCTCCTGCCAGGTCGCCCCCGGACAGGTCCTGACCGTCCCCGTCCATGGCGACGTGCGCGTCATCGAGATCCTTGACCTCCCCGTGCGCCGCGGCCCGCCCTCGGAGGCCGAAGCCTGCTATCGCCGTCTCGACGGCACCGGCCGAACGATCCCGCTGTACTAG
- the fdxA gene encoding ferredoxin FdxA, with protein MTYLVTDACIKCKYTDCVEVCPVDCFYEGENMLVINPNECIDCGVCEPECPAEAILPDTEPDTEKWLEINSKFSAEWPNLTTKKDELPEADKHKGEEGKFEKYFSPEAGEGD; from the coding sequence ATGACCTATCTCGTCACCGACGCCTGCATCAAATGCAAATATACCGACTGTGTCGAGGTCTGTCCGGTCGACTGTTTCTACGAAGGCGAGAACATGCTCGTCATCAACCCCAACGAATGCATCGACTGCGGCGTGTGCGAGCCCGAATGCCCCGCCGAGGCGATCCTCCCCGATACCGAGCCCGACACCGAGAAGTGGCTCGAGATCAATTCAAAGTTCAGCGCCGAATGGCCCAACCTCACCACCAAGAAGGACGAGCTGCCCGAGGCCGACAAGCACAAGGGCGAAGAGGGCAAGTTCGAGAAATATTTCTCGCCCGAGGCCGGCGAGGGCGACTGA
- a CDS encoding DUF4261 domain-containing protein produces the protein MITILFSQPKKCPAYALAKTLADQVPPFTWTIGEDDTGSEAYTPRYSPPLLLAGRGGGTTLFMDVRQVHGDEPALPPHAQRVVVNRPTTEDDGLAERVALIAALTMAFADRDHALLRVPGSDHWLTVEESAKLAELVLGGEAIATLSPAMGRPADALTSLAPAPEPTPARALETGNGNPPAPGLGHSSNLRGMPYDDRAPAVRGAILGANVLGLAANEKGFLDVLREQDGLASIYDFSQLPVFHDEQVRADRLPTLVLLANQRLALDVAKLTEGLGVIDPEGGWTVTATDSGLTAHGRDTVITLANHAFPLPAYMVELGLDRSLGATEGEAMRRLRQHTHHVTLSADVDPTSADWTAVRETAKAMVMTMAIAHMPQGPGGNLVGVYNAATASFFTDDMIPDLVGALAQGEVSIKTFIWHAFPSREDGRISISSAGMLPFIGREVEILDAPGDIPHVGEQLNMIERYLLMKGPVMGDGDTIKTEEDAEPLARAFHAMSDAHGRAEPVPVLRFEIRGPDGRWRPRHDPPRGDAPLGSGGGIARPAPAADPAPAPARPTFGRRAPGGFGRKGL, from the coding sequence ATGATCACCATCCTCTTCTCGCAGCCCAAGAAATGCCCGGCCTATGCGCTGGCGAAGACGCTCGCCGACCAGGTGCCGCCCTTCACTTGGACCATCGGCGAAGACGATACCGGCAGCGAGGCCTATACCCCGCGCTACAGCCCGCCCCTGCTGCTTGCCGGTCGCGGCGGCGGCACCACGCTCTTCATGGATGTGCGCCAAGTGCACGGCGATGAACCCGCCCTGCCGCCGCACGCCCAGCGGGTCGTGGTCAATCGCCCGACCACCGAGGATGACGGCCTTGCCGAGCGCGTGGCGCTCATCGCCGCCCTCACCATGGCCTTCGCCGACCGCGACCATGCGCTCCTGCGCGTGCCCGGCAGCGACCATTGGCTTACCGTCGAGGAAAGTGCCAAGCTCGCCGAACTCGTTCTTGGCGGCGAGGCGATCGCCACCCTTTCGCCCGCCATGGGCCGCCCCGCCGATGCCCTTACATCTCTCGCCCCCGCGCCCGAACCGACCCCCGCGCGCGCCCTGGAAACCGGCAATGGCAACCCGCCGGCCCCCGGTCTCGGCCACAGCTCCAACCTGCGCGGCATGCCCTATGACGACCGCGCCCCCGCGGTGCGCGGCGCGATCCTCGGCGCCAATGTCCTCGGCCTCGCCGCCAACGAGAAAGGCTTCCTCGACGTGCTGCGCGAACAGGACGGCCTCGCCAGCATCTACGACTTCAGCCAGCTCCCCGTCTTTCACGATGAACAGGTGCGCGCCGACCGGCTGCCCACCCTCGTCCTCCTCGCCAACCAGCGTCTCGCCCTCGATGTCGCCAAGCTGACCGAAGGCCTCGGCGTCATCGATCCCGAGGGCGGCTGGACCGTCACCGCGACCGACAGCGGCCTCACCGCCCATGGGCGCGACACGGTGATCACGCTCGCCAACCACGCCTTCCCGCTCCCCGCCTATATGGTCGAGCTCGGCCTCGACCGCTCGCTCGGCGCCACTGAAGGCGAGGCGATGAGACGCCTGCGCCAACACACGCACCACGTCACCCTCAGCGCCGACGTGGACCCGACCAGCGCCGACTGGACCGCCGTGCGCGAGACCGCCAAGGCGATGGTGATGACGATGGCGATCGCGCATATGCCGCAGGGCCCTGGCGGCAATCTCGTCGGCGTCTACAATGCCGCCACCGCCAGCTTCTTTACCGACGACATGATCCCCGACCTCGTCGGCGCGCTGGCGCAGGGCGAAGTGTCGATCAAGACCTTCATCTGGCACGCCTTCCCCTCGCGCGAGGACGGCCGCATCTCCATTTCTTCGGCGGGCATGCTGCCCTTCATCGGGCGCGAGGTCGAAATCCTCGATGCCCCCGGCGACATCCCCCATGTCGGCGAACAGCTCAACATGATCGAACGCTACCTTCTCATGAAGGGCCCGGTGATGGGCGATGGCGACACCATCAAGACCGAAGAGGACGCCGAGCCGCTCGCCCGCGCCTTCCACGCCATGAGCGACGCGCATGGCCGTGCCGAGCCGGTCCCCGTCCTGCGCTTCGAGATCCGCGGCCCCGACGGGCGCTGGCGCCCCCGCCACGACCCGCCCCGTGGCGACGCCCCGCTCGGATCGGGCGGCGGCATCGCCCGCCCCGCACCCGCCGCCGACCCGGCACCTGCACCTGCACGCCCCACCTTCGGCCGCCGCGCCCCCGGCGGCTTCGGCCGCAAGGGGCTCTGA
- a CDS encoding MipA/OmpV family protein — protein MRLFAILPLALLATPAHAQVAEAEPQIPDIEMPSRSVTVGVGLLTGPDYEGSDDYRLIPGAAFRADLGDVEILTRGLKLYVDVIPDSDAKVAFTAGPIAGVRFGRSDNVKDEIVALLPETGTAIEIGGFAGVQFKQLTNPYDSLTARIDVLHDVNGAHGSTIISPAVDFSTPLSRSAFASLGASMDIVQDGYMDTYFGVPGPAADFDLLPEYDPDGGVKSATATLVTGYSLEGDLRRGWALFGLLSYTRLMGDAADSPIVATRGSASQWFGGAGIGYSF, from the coding sequence ATGCGCCTTTTCGCCATCCTGCCGCTCGCCCTCCTCGCCACCCCAGCCCACGCGCAGGTCGCCGAGGCCGAACCGCAGATCCCCGACATCGAGATGCCGAGCCGCTCGGTCACCGTGGGCGTCGGCCTTCTCACCGGTCCCGATTACGAGGGGTCGGACGATTATCGCCTCATCCCCGGCGCCGCCTTTCGCGCCGATCTCGGCGATGTGGAAATCCTGACTCGCGGCCTCAAGCTCTACGTCGATGTCATCCCCGACAGCGACGCCAAGGTCGCCTTCACCGCCGGGCCCATCGCGGGCGTGCGCTTCGGGCGCAGCGACAATGTGAAGGACGAGATCGTCGCGCTCCTCCCCGAAACCGGGACCGCGATCGAAATCGGCGGTTTCGCGGGCGTCCAGTTCAAGCAGCTCACCAATCCCTATGACAGCCTCACCGCCCGCATCGACGTCCTTCACGACGTCAACGGCGCGCACGGCTCGACCATCATCTCGCCCGCCGTCGATTTCTCCACGCCCCTGTCGCGCAGCGCTTTCGCCAGCCTCGGGGCCAGCATGGATATCGTCCAGGACGGCTATATGGACACCTATTTCGGCGTGCCCGGGCCAGCTGCGGATTTCGACCTCCTGCCCGAATATGATCCCGACGGCGGAGTGAAGTCGGCCACTGCCACGCTCGTCACCGGCTACAGCCTCGAAGGCGATCTCAGGCGCGGCTGGGCGCTGTTCGGACTCTTGTCCTACACCCGCCTCATGGGCGATGCGGCCGACAGCCCGATCGTCGCCACCCGCGGTTCGGCAAGCCAATGGTTCGGCGGCGCGGGCATCGGATACAGCTTCTAG
- a CDS encoding EF-hand domain-containing protein — MLLTAITLGLAAQAAQPAAAAQPVTRDGYAQMLDRRFANLDGNGDGELAPDEVQAAVDRRNARVMANARERLAAQFARLDANSDGSLSLDEWQAGAPKPRLADNDPDEAIERLDSDEDGTVTRAEYRDNQLATFDRLDSNGDGQLTVAERRAGAAAAAPANHNVQRSNRN, encoded by the coding sequence ATGTTGCTTACCGCCATCACGCTCGGCCTCGCCGCCCAGGCGGCCCAGCCCGCCGCCGCCGCGCAACCCGTCACCCGCGACGGCTATGCCCAGATGCTCGACCGCCGCTTCGCCAATCTCGACGGCAATGGCGATGGCGAGCTCGCCCCCGACGAGGTGCAGGCCGCCGTCGACCGCCGCAATGCGCGCGTCATGGCCAATGCGCGCGAGCGCCTCGCGGCGCAATTCGCCCGTCTCGACGCCAACTCGGACGGCAGCCTCAGCCTCGACGAATGGCAAGCCGGCGCCCCCAAGCCGCGGCTTGCCGACAATGATCCCGACGAGGCCATCGAACGGCTCGACAGCGACGAGGACGGCACCGTCACCCGCGCCGAATATCGCGACAACCAACTCGCCACCTTCGATCGCCTCGACAGCAATGGCGATGGCCAGCTGACCGTCGCCGAACGCCGCGCCGGCGCCGCCGCCGCTGCCCCCGCCAACCACAACGTCCAGCGCTCGAACCGAAACTAG